The sequence ttccctttttataaaacGGTTGTTGAGCACCCAAACTGTACTAGGCACTTTGCTGGGCTTTTTGCGGGTGTGAGCTCTCTTAATCATAGTGAGGCTGCAGAACTggttgttttgcagatgaggaaactgaggttcagacagGTTCAGTATCCTGCCCTGAGATATTCAACTGTTGAGTGCTGCCGCTGGGCTCTGAACTTCATTTGTCAGATGTCAGAGCCTAAGTTCTTTCTACCGACTCTCGGTCACCTTGTTTGTCCTCCATTCAAGCCACCCTCCTCCACGTCTCTGCTTGGGTCAGCTTTCTAAAACAAATGTGATCACATCTCTCCCCTCTAAACAACTCTTTATGCCTCTTCAGTGCCTTCAGAATCACTCCTAAGCTCGATAGACAAGACCCTCCCTATCCAACTCGTCTTCCATTCAGGCTCTCTCTGGCAGCTCCCACCCCTGTCCCAGGCCTAGGCCGTGCTGCTGTCCTCGCTGCCCCCATACACTATGTACCTTCACACTGGGGGCTCTCTTCTGTGCTGTTCTCTCCCTGGCATGCCCTCCCACAACCCGAGTCTGCCTGGCCAAAAAGGCTCATTGGCCCAGCTCATGGGTCACAGGAAGTCTGTCTCAGAGCATGGcccattttttctgttttcttaaattaGCATTTAAAAATTGCTAATGTAGCACTTTCcatttgtgtttatatttctGATAAGTGTCTGCAACTGGGCTCATTTTTTCTAATGTCTGAACCCCTGCTGGACTGAGCATCTTGAGTCAGAGACCttgcctttttcactcttttgtcctgcctggggcctggcacatagtgaatgCTCAACAAGCAGATTTATTCTGGGGCCTAAGGCAGCACCCAGCAGTTAACTTTAGAGGTGAGCCCCTGTAAGAAAGCGAAGAACCCCATGTGAGGTGCTGATAACAAATACAGAGGAAAATAGCCAAAAACATGACTgaacacagacatgttctctCTCAGGAGAACATTATAAATGCCTGAAATACACCTAGAAAGTAGCTGTCAGTGTGAAAACTGCTGAAATACACACTTCAGCCTCGAGGTGTAAGGATAAATGTCCATCCCAGAATGCATCCCACAGGAGTTGAGTTTGGGCTGGGTGTAGAAGAGCAGGTCACGTGATGGGATCCTTTGAAGAGAGGCTTGACAGCAAGAGTGAGCACATGGTGGACAGGAGGGCCAGGAGGTAGCTGTgcgggtcggggtcggggtcggggtcagGGTCGGGGGCCAAAGAGGGACGTCGTGAGACGAAGGTGAAGCAGTGCAGAGCAAGCTCGTGCCCCACTGAGGAGTTTCTGCTTTTTGGATTGTAGAAGAGTATCAGCTTCCTCGAAAATACATCCAAGGCCTAGAAAAGGCCCCCAAACCTGCCAAGAAGAAGTGACAGACTCTTGTTTCATGCAGTTGAACCAATGGAAATCCAAGCTCTGGGCTGGTAATTTATATGAGCATTTTCAGCTTTTgcgaataaaaaaatataattctttaccaaaataaatttttattctaaTCTAAATCTGATTTCCCTCATGTTTCCTCCACGGGGCTAAAAGATTGTACTAAATTTTCAGGGCAGCAGCCATTTTAAATGGACAGAAGAGGCTGTTGTGGAGTGCCTTTTCCATTCATGTAGTTTCATTGGTTCTCGTTCCTCCCCTGCTTTCAAGGCTGGACAGCCCTCCAAAGTTCAGGCAGGTGGGGCCTTCCTGTTTTTAAAGTCCCTCTACCAAATATGCCACAGCCTCTTGCCCATCTGTTCCTACTACCTATTATCCTAGCCCCAAAATAGATCCTTCACGTCTCTAAAGGGTTATTTATATAGAAATCAGAACCCAGCTGTTCTCTGTCATCAATTAAGGCAAAAGAAAGGATTGGCCCTAAATTGTAGCAAAATTTAGACTAGACAGAAATAAGAAACAATAGAAGCACATTAGGACATGGGTTTCTACACAACGATTCTCCTCCAGCGTTGGCACAGTGCCACTAACAGTGTAAATTGTGTTGTGGCTGCAAGATGGTGGCTTTGTTACAGTGAAGCATCTTATCcaacaaatgctttctttagCCCCAAACTTCTTAACCTGGGGCTCATGGAAGGGGTCTTTAGTTGGTCTTCCGAGGGTCCATGAACTCCCTGAAATGGTGCACAAGATTTGGTAtgatcattttcctaagtgaggTTACCATTTTTGTGTCAAATTCCCAACGGGATTACTTGATGCCAAAAAGTGttagaaccactgctctggttcCTGCTCTGCTCAGTTCATGGAAGTCATTTCTGTGATCAAAGCTTTCCTTGTACAATAGGAAGGGGTAAGGGCTAACCTGAATTCCTTTAGAGTTCTTTGGTTTTACCATCAAAAAACAAttacacttcagtttccttctttttttctttctcatctcacttttttttaaaaccgAGATAAAAAAGAATTGATTATCCACAATATTCACGAATTAGCCATCTGGGGCTTGACAAGGAGGAAAGGGATGGGTATGAGAATGTGTGTGTAATGCCTCCTACCTTTGGTTACTAGGCCCAGAGAAATAGGACTTTTCACTTGTGGCAAGTGCTATAAGTCAATGccttaattttacttaatttttaccTCTGCTGTCATGAGCATGTGACCTGAGAAAGGGATTTCTAGAAATTGACCCCAAACAAGTTTCTAAAAGAACAAAACCTTTGGGCGGACAGTTTGATCTGAGGGAGTGCGTATGGACAGTAGTAATGAAATATGGTCCTTCAGTGAATACAGATAACACGGAGTACTTTATGAAGTTCTTTCACAAACATGATTTGTTTTGCACAACCTTGGAGGAattggaggcccagagaggttgtgtCTTGCCTTGTTAATCCCTCTAAGGACACAGAGCCAGTAAATGGTGGGCTGGGTCTAAAATGAACATCACCCTTAACTGTGGTCTGACCCAGAATTCTGCTATGATGCAGTGCTGTCAAGACCTGTGCTTTGAATGAATGGTTTTTCCAGAAATGTGACACATTTGCATTGAGtcatcttccctctcctccttatGAACACCACAGCTACATGTAAGAAGGCAAGAGAGGGTGAGGCTGTGCCATTCTTTTTTCTATGTGCTAAGCCAAGCAACTGATATCAAGGTCAAGCTTACAACGTTGAACTTAATCCCATGCTGTAACCAGATGAGTTGCAGTGAAAAGCAGAAACTGGTTAATTTCTAGGTTTGGGTAAAATTATTGAAAGATATACTCCTTGGAGGTCTAGGTGAACAGATGTCACAGACATGCCTCCTTCTTGGATAATTGTAAGAATGTCTATTGGACATGGTGTCCTCGCCCACAGGGAGATGGGGAGTGAACTGGATGAGCTCGGACGAGCCCCTGCAGCCTGTGGGCCCCATTCACTGCGTTGTGTGTGGTCAGTACTGGAAGGCAGCCAAGAGtttctttttaatggctttatTTGGTTATTTCCATGATAACTGAGATGTCCCTTTGATGGAAGTTAGATAATGCTAAAGTGAAAGGACTGTTTTAGTCATCTAATCTAGTTCTTTTCCCCCAGGTGAGATGATCTTAAACTTTCAAAGACACATTCCTGTCTctctaatttttaaatcattccagaaacagaagaaGCATTGCTTACCTCAGTAGCCTGTCCTGGGGTTCCAGAATGCCCCTCTTTTCCAGCTCAACATCTCTTTCTATACTAAgtcccctcctctcctgctctGCGGGGCCACCTCAGCAGCACCCTCCAGCCTGTGCATCTGGACAGTTTTCTCAACGTTATTTGAACAGGAGCCTTCATTCCTCTGTTCGCTGGCAAAAGGAGATCTGACTCTGCCAAGAAGTGTGTGTTAGTCTCCGTTCCCACCCTCTTGCCCCGCTCCCAATCTCCACGAGACGGTGAAGTTCAAGGAAGACATCTCCAGTCAGAATCATTTTTCAACAagctttattactttttttaaaaccgTATAAGAAAgacacttaaaaagaaaacatcctCAAAACAAACACATACTGGGCGACACAATGACAGAAGGCACTACCAGCAGTCATACCCACCTCTCGGGGGAAGGGATACTTTACACACACTATTTTCAGAGGTCTGGACCTCAGCCTAGGGCCTGGGTCTAACTGTGCTTAGATAAAATCTGAATTTTCCCATAATTTTCTTGTTTCATAAACAAACACCCCTCTTTTTATATAGCTATCTGCCTTTATCTATATATGTacatgacttttttttccttctcaaaaatAAAGTAGCCATCCCATCCGAGGGAGGTTCTCAGCAGCATTCACAGCATTACAGCAGGCGCCGTGCCTTCTATTCGTGTTAAAGACGTGCAGCATGAAGGAAAAAGGACTGTCCACTGACTCCCTTTACTATACAGCAGGGAGAGAGTTTTTAAGGGAGGGAAGTGATAAGGCTGAGCATGAGATGGCAGATAACCAGGGTTTTTGtggtttaaaaaatcttttcgAGCTGCTAGCTTCTCGTTTTTGCAGCTCTGAAGACTACACAGTTTGTGTGACGAGGGCTCAGCATTCCTTCTGGGATCAGGGGCAGTGTGGACTCAGCAGGGTCAGGGAGAGAACTTCTGAGGCTACACCAAGAAGCTTGAGCTCAAACCAACCCAAGAGGGACCTGGGAAGGCAGAGGACAGCAAAGAAATAGTCTCTCAGAGGGTGGACTGGAAAACCAGCCCTCCTTTGAAAGTGAAAAGTCCATCTCCCTCTGCATTGGAGTGCCTTTGCAGTGCTGGCTACTTGCTTGAATTGTTTGGctagttatttttaagtttgaaCCTAAACAAGGAGCCAGTACAAATGTCGAGTTGGGAATCTGATCTGCCCTGTGCATGTGGTTTGACATCACTTCTTGGAAGTCAAAGCTCAGGACCTTAGATGGGAAGAAGGTCTTTGGCCCTTGCTCGCCCCACACTTGGAGCGAAGGCTCTCCTGGCCGTGTCTCCCGCACCCCCGTGGTCCACTTCCTGGCAGGGgcaagccagcagcagagcttcaAGCAAACGCCCTGCTCCTGTCACTCTCTGAAAACAAAAAGGCACTGAGGTCAGCAGAAGGCCAGCCCGCGGGCTCACAGAGGGAGCGCAGTGCCATGGGCTGGCCCGGGCTGTGGAACACAAGTGACTCCAAGCTGGCTGAGTTGGAGGGTCCCCCTCTGTAATGGAGGCAGCTCCTCTGGCAGCACCCGGATGCTGCAGAGTCCCagtgggaggagagaggcagtgctGGAGGTGCAGGGGGAACCAAGGCAGCCAGGCCCCCTTGCTCTCTGCTGGGGGAAGGCTGCAGACAGCTTGGATGCATTTTTCTGCAAGGCTTTTTGGCTTTCTCTGCCTGCCTGATTTCCATACTCAGCGGGAGACTTTTAACATGGTGAATGGCTGGTTTCCCTTTGGTGGAAACACATGAGGATGATggcaatattaaatataaatttgtaACTTAAACAATTGTTGACAAAGATATGACTAAGTACCACATACACGCAGATATATATTTGGGTTTATATGTGCACAGACTTGGGCGATGAGGGTCAGGACCAGGGCAGGCTGCAGCTTCTCTGGCGATCTCTGAGCCAGCCTCAGCTTTGGTGCTCCTTACCTGAGCGTCTGGGACCAGTGGCTTTATGACTTTCCCTTAAGCGTGAACAACGGGCACCTTAGGACAGTGGGGGACAATCCTTTCATGAGCATTATCTTGCTTTCCAGGGCTTAGCTCAGACCTGCTAAAGGAATATGCTACAATTTTTGACTCATAAATAAAGGTACTGTGGGTAGCAAAtaagagagaaattgaagaagaataAAAGCCAGAGAAAGAATACATATTTCTAaaacctttttccttttctttgccgGCTAGTGTGAACGGTTCCAGTTTGGTGACGAGAGAGGCAACTATTTGGTTTGTGAAAGGCTTGCAGATTGCAAGAGCACGATGGTTGTTCGTTCACATGAGCGCTGCTCCTTGGCAGTGTCCAGAGGGCCCagcgtggtggtggtggtggggggtggacCCGACCCGGCACACACACATGTCCATCAGAGATTCTGTGCCACATCTGGAACTGCTGGGCGGACACAAATGCACCCGCCAGAGGCGTCCTGAGAAAAAGTGTCTGttgcaaaataataattaataataaaaataaatctgtggGCATCGAGAGAAGAGGCAGCAGGACCGGTTAGCCAGGTTTGCCCTGAGATTCTCTTAAGGCCTCCTCCAGTTTCTGCCTAAACTTGTCATACTTCTTCTGCACTTGCTGGATTTTGTCCTGCTCCTCTTTTTCCAGGATTGTTAGGAAGTTCTGGAGCTCAGGGATGGAGAAGTCATCCCACTGTGAGGCAAGAGGGAGATGGGGGAGACACAGAAGAGGAGACGGGTTAGAAGTCACACGACCTGAGAGCCTGCTGCTTCCACCCCACACGGTTTGCACAGTTGGCTGCGGAATGGGAGGGTCCAATGAATAAAGCTTAGGTGTCCCATGTCACACCAATGACAAATTTCAAATCCTAGCATCTCAGGACCAAGAGTTACTAGTTCATGAGTAACCGCTTTGGGGTGATCAGCGACAGGCTCCCAATATGTAGACCCTCAAGAGGCCCTTGGAGGAGAGCTGGACTTGGACTCAGGAGGCCGGTTTCAATCTGACCCcaccgtgtgaccttgggcatgtaaCCCCACCCTTCtcagcctgttttctcatctgccaTGGAATTAGGATATCTACCACCCTTGGTGGGCAGAGCAGATCACGAGATAACATAACCTGTAAAGCCCTGCAGAGCCTGGCCGGCCCAGGCCTGCCCGGATGGGAcctggtgtctcagggcagaagGCAAGTCTGACTTCTCTCAGGCTGACCCAGGAGCTGAGGCCCTCATGGAGCCAGGGATTTCAACTCCTAAGCTCTTTGAGCACAAATAAATATTAAGGTTTATCTGGTTTAATCCCCACATTGGATAAACGAGAAAACTGAAATCCACAGAGGGAAGGTGACGTAACCATGAGCACAGAGCTTGTGACAGCAGAACTAGAACCAGAACCCAGGCCTGTGGGTGTTCACGGGGCCAGCAGTGTTCAAACATTTTCAGCGGAATGTTTTCGCCAAACACTATCTTCCGCACACTCCAACATATAAAGCAGATGGAAGCAGAGCTGCCTGGCTGAAGCCAGGTGAAGGGACAGACCCCCGCCAGCCTAGATCCCCCAAATCTCCACGGTGACCCCTGAACTCTAGGCCTCCCCTGAACACAGTGTGACAAACACCATGAGAGGCTCCCCTGCTCTCGGTCACGTGCCTCCACCTCCCAAGCACCGCAGACCACGGGGAGCGCCAGCCTGGTTTCACCTGTTACACCAGCAGACTGGACTCTGGTTAGCTCCCCTAGGGGAGCAAGGTCAGTCCATAAGAACCAGGGAGAGACAATGGCTCAAAAATATCTATACCCAGTGGAGCCCAGAGATGGAGCCTGCTGGGCCTCAGGCCATCCGGGAACAAAAACAACCTGGGCTGAACACAGGGAGTTTCTCAGTGCCCCTCCACCCTGAGTTTTCAGAAATAAAGCACGTGAAATTCTTTCCAGAGGCCCTGCCAGACACAGGCCCTGACTTGCTCCCCAGGGCGCTTACAATCCTGGCTGAACCTTGCCCAACTCTCACCCGGCTCAACTTTCTCAAGTCATttccctgctgctgctgctacacgGCCCTGACCTGTGACAGGTAGTGAGGACAGCGCCCACCTGCACCCACCCAGTGTGCCCTGAGGGCTGGGTTTGTGCAACGGGCAGAGGCTCCCTGACCTACCTCCACCTCTCCAGTTTCATTCTCCTTCAGCACAAAACTGAGGACATCAGTGTCAGGCCCAGCGAGGAGGCGCAGGTAGAGGGGGCAGTCAGCCACGGAGAGTTTCTGGGAGAGCACTGCAAACCAAGAGAGGGGGCTGGAAGCTCATCTCAGAAAAGAAGGGCAGGGCCCGAGATGGGTAGGGCAGAATTGGAAACGCAGAGGTGGGGTGGTTATAACCAGAAGTAGCCATCCTTTCGCCTAATGAAACGAACCCGACAAGAATAGATAGGGTAATAACCTTTTATCTTGGGTGTCTGCTCAGAGTTTGGAGCATGTTTCCATTCATGTCATCTCCCAAAAGATTAGGAGTGGTGGGGCGGATGCCCTCCCATTCCACAGATTAGGAAGTGAAGCCCAGGGAGTGGTTTTCCTAAAGTCCATGGAGGGCGGGGCACAATGAGCGGGCATGAGCTCCCCGTCGAGCCCTCTGCCCGGAATGCGTGTATGGCCCTTCCACAGATGTGATGCCACGTGACGGCTGGACTGCGGTGCCCAGGAGGAGTCCACCCCTCCCACCCAAGTCTGGCAGGGGTTTAGCGGGTGAGCACAGACAAAGTCAGGAAAGGCAGTTTCTGGCTGGGAGCTCGCTCTCTCATACCTTGCCCGTCCTTGTGTATCTGCTTAAAAAGTGCAAACTTCTGGGGATTGTCCACAACCATGAACTTCTTGAGCAGCCCCTGGATGACCTCATTGACCGTGGTGGTGCTGCTGATGTGCAGCTGCTTGATGGCATCGAGCGGCAGGTAGAACGATGTCCTCTTGTCTGTGGTGGCCGCCAGGTTCACTTCCTTGATGGCATCATAGATGGACTGGGGCCGGATCCCAGCAGGCACCGTCACCGGCCGCCGAAGTTTCAAATGCACTTTGATGAAACCCGTGTAGGTGCCATCTTCACTCTGCGGGGCGGGGGGAAGTCATACGGGGTCAGGGTGGGCCTGTCTTGCATGATCCCTATCTGCCATTCTGGGCCACTGCCTGGGGGCGGGCGGGCTGCAGAGGCCTTTCCTAATAGCAGTGCCACCCCAGTCAGCCCCCCACCTGTCTCCCTGAGTTCCTTCCTGCCTCCGCTGACTAGGGGTGCTGGGAGGGGCAGAGACACGGTTTCCCCCCGCTGGGCCAGAAGGCCCACAGTATCTGCTACCAGAGAGGACCCCTGGGGCTGCTGGAGCCTTCCCTCCCAAGGGGTGCGGGCTGCCAGCCCCGAATCCCCGGCCACCAGGCAGATGCTGATGGCCTTTGGTGAGTCCCCACTCTAAGAGGCAGGGTCTGGAGTGGCCTCTCTAGTTTGCCCCTGTAAACCAGGGAGGAGCAGGAAGGCTCTGTTATAAGGTCCTCGGAGAACCAGCCCACTGGATTTCCTCCTGCATCTCCTTCCAAAAACCTGCAGCCTGCAAGACCTAAACCTGGGCCCATCTGCCACCGGATTTTCTGGTGCCCCCTCTGGCTGGAGCCCTAAAGAGCCAGTTGCCGCCAGCCACCAGCAGGGGGCAGGGTTCTTCTAccttctcctccctgccccactgaagatGGCCTTTCTGAACCTGGCACAAAGTCGGTGGCCTCCCCTCTCTGAGCTCTGGACAATCTAAGGAGGCTCCCCAGACACACGCTGTGACTGCGCAACAAccaagaaggggaggaggaggggctgcgAACTCCCCTTGTTGAGGGCTTCCTGGGGGCCAACGCTGGGCCCCTGGTCCTGTGTATCATTTGATTCCCACAAGAGTTCTGACAAATGGGCACTAATATCTCTATTTTACATTGAAGCTCCAAGAAGTTACGAAGTTTCCCAAAGTCACTGGTGAAGAGGCAAAAGAGCCAGAGACTGGACCTGGATCTTATTTCCTTAAAGCACGGGGTGACCTGGCCACCCAGGCAGTCAGCCTTCCACAGCCCTGAGGCCTCCAGAAGCCTGAGGAAAGGGGAGGCACCTCAGGGGGCAGCCCCAGAATGCAGGGGCGAGCAGAGGAGCGGGGCGGGGGGGAGGGTGGCGGGGAGCGGGGGCCGCTGCTCACCAGCTTCATGCTCAGGCAGTCATTCTCCCGGCTGTTGTAGCTCTCGATCTTCTGCCTGATCTCCTGCAGCGTGGGCGGGGGCCGCGTGTCCTCCGCGGGTTTACAGACATTCTGGAACAGACACAGAAGTGAGGGTGGCTGTACGATGGTTCTCAGGATGACGTAGGGAAGGACCATGCCCTGCCAAAGGCCGCTCTGACCAAGCATCGGTGAGCATGAGCCCCACGCAGTGAAATGAACTGCACCGGACTCAGGCTGAGAACAACCAGAGGTCAAATCCCAGCTGTGCCACTGCCTAGCCGGCCCCCCAGGGAAGTAACTCAAATctccctaagcctcagtctcctcacctgtgcAATGGG comes from Diceros bicornis minor isolate mBicDic1 chromosome 4, mDicBic1.mat.cur, whole genome shotgun sequence and encodes:
- the RASSF5 gene encoding ras association domain-containing protein 5 isoform X2, which gives rise to MTVDSSMSSGYCSLEEDPEDYFFTAKTTFFRNVQSKRPSKNVCKPAEDTRPPPTLQEIRQKIESYNSRENDCLSMKLSEDGTYTGFIKVHLKLRRPVTVPAGIRPQSIYDAIKEVNLAATTDKRTSFYLPLDAIKQLHISSTTTVNEVIQGLLKKFMVVDNPQKFALFKQIHKDGQVLSQKLSVADCPLYLRLLAGPDTDVLSFVLKENETGEVEWDDFSIPELQNFLTILEKEEQDKIQQVQKKYDKFRQKLEEALRESQGKPG
- the RASSF5 gene encoding ras association domain-containing protein 5 isoform X1; this encodes MAMASPAIGQRPYRLLLDPEPPRYLQSLSGPEPPPPPPRPPGRSSRRCAPAPLSAAPGAHEGRGARRAARGDLESQLRASRPARPLRPGLQQRLRRRPGAPRPRDVRSIFEQPQDPRVPAERGEGHCFAELALRSGRGWCDLCGREVLRQALRCANCKFTCHPECRNLIQLDCSRKEGPSQDRPSPESTLTPNFRQNVCKPAEDTRPPPTLQEIRQKIESYNSRENDCLSMKLSEDGTYTGFIKVHLKLRRPVTVPAGIRPQSIYDAIKEVNLAATTDKRTSFYLPLDAIKQLHISSTTTVNEVIQGLLKKFMVVDNPQKFALFKQIHKDGQVLSQKLSVADCPLYLRLLAGPDTDVLSFVLKENETGEVEWDDFSIPELQNFLTILEKEEQDKIQQVQKKYDKFRQKLEEALRESQGKPG